Proteins co-encoded in one Ictalurus punctatus breed USDA103 chromosome 18, Coco_2.0, whole genome shotgun sequence genomic window:
- the LOC108279258 gene encoding zinc finger and BTB domain-containing protein 7C isoform X2 → MARSEEDLIGIPFPNHSSDILCSLNEQRRDGFLCDVVLVVKDQEYRTHRSVLAACSQYFKKLFTVATGDGDPSHHGIYELDFVAPESLTAILEFAYTSTLTVTSSNVKEILGAARLLEIPCIINVCLEILDTGGGGGTGGREGDEEEDEEEEEEEEEEEEEEMAEEVEDDSKDGEVEERDEDNVSERSLHADASENQENRITGRERGADSPACSSQQKVHSERDLPNSQRCQSRTPEKPTEQEGLEGRALKDFSIESLLQEGLYPKMPGLERGSGFTTLLPGFYPPIWATEFPGFPQLLDRQCPPHPYPTASLDNGPLDLAIKKEVIKEEIKDELPSAVLHREFLKDFVGPSVGAAPEPSLGQIKDEADLRNYLTFLSASHLGSLFPPWQLEEERKLKPKASQQCPICNKVIQGAGKLPRHMRTHTGEKPYMCTICEVRFTRQDKLKIHMRKHTGERPYMCLHCNSKFVHNYDLKNHLRIHTGVRPYQCEHCYKSFTRSDHLHRHIKRQSCRVSRPRRGRKPSSAWRSSSGFFYPPDAHPLQGDQTLRLPSLGAPVPSQLPERRQNLDGGSSRENLTDRKLISEDVDRKRGVFAFALAREDVLPHPAFYPPTPDPWTVRLERAPPVPEAAN, encoded by the exons ATGGCACGCAGTGAGGAGGACCTCATTGGGATCCCCTTCCCGAATCACAGCAGCGACATCCTGTGCAGTCTGAACGAACAGCGGCGTGATGGCTTCCTCTGTGATGTGGTCCTAGTGGTGAAGGACCAGGAGTACCGCACACACCGCTCTGTGCTGGCTGCATGCAGTCAGTACTTCAAAAAACTCTTCACCGTGGCCACGGGCGATGGCGACCCCAGCCATCATGGTATTTACGAGCTGGACTTTGTAGCACCCGAGTCGCTGACGGCCATTTTGGAGTTTGCGTACACATCGACGCTGACGGTGACGTCCTCCAATGTGAAGGAGATCCTGGGTGCGGCACGGCTATTGGAGATCCCGTGCATTATTAATGTATGCTTGGAGATCTTGGACACCGGAGGAGGGGGAGGTACAGGTGGCAGAgaaggagatgaagaggaggatgaggaagaggaggaagaggaggaagaggaggaagaagaggaaatgGCAGAAGAGGTAGAGGATGACTCGAAAGATGGTGAGGTTGAGGAACGTGACGAGGACAATGTCAGTGAAAGATCTCTTCACGCAGATGCTTCTGAAAACCAGGAGAACCGAATCACTGGCAGAGAACGAGGAGCAGACAGTCCCGCATGCAGCTCACAACAGAAGGTACACTCAGAAAGAGACTTGCCAAACTCTCAGAGATGCCAATCACGTACTCCGGAAAAACCCACAGAGCAAGAAGGACTGGAAGGCAGAGCACTGAAAGACTTTTCCATCGAGTCCCTGCTGCAGGAAGGGCTGTACCCAAAGATGCCAGGACTAGAGAGAGGGTCAGGCTTCACCACTCTTCTTCCAGGATTCTATCCTCCAATTTGGGCTACAGAGTTTCCAGGCTTCCCACAACTCCTTGATCGCCAGTGCCCGCCTCACCCTTACCCAACAGCTTCACTGGACAACGGACCCTTGGATCTCGCCATCAAGAAAGAAGTCATCAAAGAGGAAATCAAAGATGAGCTCCCCAGTGCTGTGCTCCACAGAGAATTCCTCAAAGACTTTGTGGGCCCAAGTGTCGGTGCGGCTCCTGAACCCTCCCTGGGCCAGATTAAGGACGAAGCAGACCTGCGAAACTACTTGACTTTCCTCTCAGCATCCCACCTAGGGTCGCTGTTTCCACCGTGGCAGCTAGAGGAAGAGCGGAAGCTGAAGCCCAAAGCGTCACAGCAGTGTCCCATCTGCAACAAGGTCATCCAGGGTGCAGGCAAACTACCTCGGCACATGAGGACGCACACAGGCGAGAAGCCCTACATGTGTACCATCTGCGAGGTCCGCTTCACAAG GCAAGACAAGCTAAAGATCCACATGCGCAAGCACACAGGCGAGCGACCTTATATGTGCCTGCACTGCAACTCCAAATTTGTGCACAACTATGACCTTAAGAACCACCTGCGTATCCATACAGGCGTGCGGCCCTACCAGTGCGAGCACTGCTACAAAAGCTTCACCCGCTCTGACCACCTGCACCGCCATATCAAGCGTCAGAGCTGCCGAGTTTCACGCCCTCGCCGGGGGCGCAAACCCTCCTCCGCCTGGCGCTCCTCGTCCGGCTTCTTCTACCCTCCAGATGCCCATCCACTACAAGGAGACCAAACGTTGCGTTTGCCATCCCTTGGAGCACCGGTGCCCAGTCAACTGCCCGAAAGACGGCAGAATTTAGACGGTGGCAGCAGCAGAGAGAATCTGACCGACAGGAAGCTCATCTCAGAGGATGTGGACAGGAAGAGGGGGGTGTTTGCTTTTGCCCTGGCAAGGGAGGACGTTCTACCGCACCCAGCCTTTTACCCCCCGACCCCTGATCCCTGGACCGTGAGACTGGAGCGAGCGCCACCCGTTCCTGAAGCCGCAAACTGA
- the LOC108279258 gene encoding zinc finger and BTB domain-containing protein 7C isoform X1: MTQVFPPSAVLPVRLPESQPAVSHMFTSHLLKVFPPPSIAELKRNERLHDSYKTMARSEEDLIGIPFPNHSSDILCSLNEQRRDGFLCDVVLVVKDQEYRTHRSVLAACSQYFKKLFTVATGDGDPSHHGIYELDFVAPESLTAILEFAYTSTLTVTSSNVKEILGAARLLEIPCIINVCLEILDTGGGGGTGGREGDEEEDEEEEEEEEEEEEEEMAEEVEDDSKDGEVEERDEDNVSERSLHADASENQENRITGRERGADSPACSSQQKVHSERDLPNSQRCQSRTPEKPTEQEGLEGRALKDFSIESLLQEGLYPKMPGLERGSGFTTLLPGFYPPIWATEFPGFPQLLDRQCPPHPYPTASLDNGPLDLAIKKEVIKEEIKDELPSAVLHREFLKDFVGPSVGAAPEPSLGQIKDEADLRNYLTFLSASHLGSLFPPWQLEEERKLKPKASQQCPICNKVIQGAGKLPRHMRTHTGEKPYMCTICEVRFTRQDKLKIHMRKHTGERPYMCLHCNSKFVHNYDLKNHLRIHTGVRPYQCEHCYKSFTRSDHLHRHIKRQSCRVSRPRRGRKPSSAWRSSSGFFYPPDAHPLQGDQTLRLPSLGAPVPSQLPERRQNLDGGSSRENLTDRKLISEDVDRKRGVFAFALAREDVLPHPAFYPPTPDPWTVRLERAPPVPEAAN, encoded by the exons ATGACACAAGTTTTCCCACCCTCTGCCGTCCTCCCTGTCCGACTTCCCGAGTCACAGCCGGCGGTTTCTCACATGTTTACTTCACATCTGCTGAAAGTTTTCCCTCCTCCTAGTATCGCTGAACTGAAGAGAAATGAAAGACTTCATG ATTCATATAAAACTATGGCACGCAGTGAGGAGGACCTCATTGGGATCCCCTTCCCGAATCACAGCAGCGACATCCTGTGCAGTCTGAACGAACAGCGGCGTGATGGCTTCCTCTGTGATGTGGTCCTAGTGGTGAAGGACCAGGAGTACCGCACACACCGCTCTGTGCTGGCTGCATGCAGTCAGTACTTCAAAAAACTCTTCACCGTGGCCACGGGCGATGGCGACCCCAGCCATCATGGTATTTACGAGCTGGACTTTGTAGCACCCGAGTCGCTGACGGCCATTTTGGAGTTTGCGTACACATCGACGCTGACGGTGACGTCCTCCAATGTGAAGGAGATCCTGGGTGCGGCACGGCTATTGGAGATCCCGTGCATTATTAATGTATGCTTGGAGATCTTGGACACCGGAGGAGGGGGAGGTACAGGTGGCAGAgaaggagatgaagaggaggatgaggaagaggaggaagaggaggaagaggaggaagaagaggaaatgGCAGAAGAGGTAGAGGATGACTCGAAAGATGGTGAGGTTGAGGAACGTGACGAGGACAATGTCAGTGAAAGATCTCTTCACGCAGATGCTTCTGAAAACCAGGAGAACCGAATCACTGGCAGAGAACGAGGAGCAGACAGTCCCGCATGCAGCTCACAACAGAAGGTACACTCAGAAAGAGACTTGCCAAACTCTCAGAGATGCCAATCACGTACTCCGGAAAAACCCACAGAGCAAGAAGGACTGGAAGGCAGAGCACTGAAAGACTTTTCCATCGAGTCCCTGCTGCAGGAAGGGCTGTACCCAAAGATGCCAGGACTAGAGAGAGGGTCAGGCTTCACCACTCTTCTTCCAGGATTCTATCCTCCAATTTGGGCTACAGAGTTTCCAGGCTTCCCACAACTCCTTGATCGCCAGTGCCCGCCTCACCCTTACCCAACAGCTTCACTGGACAACGGACCCTTGGATCTCGCCATCAAGAAAGAAGTCATCAAAGAGGAAATCAAAGATGAGCTCCCCAGTGCTGTGCTCCACAGAGAATTCCTCAAAGACTTTGTGGGCCCAAGTGTCGGTGCGGCTCCTGAACCCTCCCTGGGCCAGATTAAGGACGAAGCAGACCTGCGAAACTACTTGACTTTCCTCTCAGCATCCCACCTAGGGTCGCTGTTTCCACCGTGGCAGCTAGAGGAAGAGCGGAAGCTGAAGCCCAAAGCGTCACAGCAGTGTCCCATCTGCAACAAGGTCATCCAGGGTGCAGGCAAACTACCTCGGCACATGAGGACGCACACAGGCGAGAAGCCCTACATGTGTACCATCTGCGAGGTCCGCTTCACAAG GCAAGACAAGCTAAAGATCCACATGCGCAAGCACACAGGCGAGCGACCTTATATGTGCCTGCACTGCAACTCCAAATTTGTGCACAACTATGACCTTAAGAACCACCTGCGTATCCATACAGGCGTGCGGCCCTACCAGTGCGAGCACTGCTACAAAAGCTTCACCCGCTCTGACCACCTGCACCGCCATATCAAGCGTCAGAGCTGCCGAGTTTCACGCCCTCGCCGGGGGCGCAAACCCTCCTCCGCCTGGCGCTCCTCGTCCGGCTTCTTCTACCCTCCAGATGCCCATCCACTACAAGGAGACCAAACGTTGCGTTTGCCATCCCTTGGAGCACCGGTGCCCAGTCAACTGCCCGAAAGACGGCAGAATTTAGACGGTGGCAGCAGCAGAGAGAATCTGACCGACAGGAAGCTCATCTCAGAGGATGTGGACAGGAAGAGGGGGGTGTTTGCTTTTGCCCTGGCAAGGGAGGACGTTCTACCGCACCCAGCCTTTTACCCCCCGACCCCTGATCCCTGGACCGTGAGACTGGAGCGAGCGCCACCCGTTCCTGAAGCCGCAAACTGA